One genomic window of Coffea eugenioides isolate CCC68of chromosome 1, Ceug_1.0, whole genome shotgun sequence includes the following:
- the LOC113763148 gene encoding WEB family protein At5g16730, chloroplastic-like: MSTKSKSSGFCETTPNSKVSPATPKVSKLISRGGVTKSATDSPSPLQSTRISVDRSPRSVASKPTVERKPWKPADKKPTASPTPTRILKPSELQAELNIVQEDLKKAKEKLVSLEKEKSQALEELKEAKSLADEANEKLSEALVAQRRAEEDSEIEKFRAVEMEQAGIEAAQKKEEEWQKELEAVRNQHALDVSALLSATQELQRVKQELAMTSDAKNQALSHADDATKIAEIHAGKVEILSGEVVRLKSLLDSRMEIEADENAKLVAELKLEIETLRQELKNAKSYEEILAEKEASLEQLNVELEAAKMAESYAHSLMDEWKKKVEELELQTEETKRLERSASESLESVMKQLEGSNDLLHDAESEIASLKEKVGLLEISNRRQKADYEESERHLQMAKEEASNLENKVESLTAELEAVKEEKTQALNNEKLAASSVQTLLEEKNKLINELENSRDEEEKSKKAMESLASALHEVSSEAREAKEKLLSVQGEHENYETQIEDLKLALKETNEKYKTLLDDAKQEIDVLTNLNEQSKQKQQNLKSEWAQKELQLMTSLKKIEEVNSSREKEISRLINLHKAAEDEAGANKEEEIRLKTLLREAESEVSYLKEVLGEAKAESMSLKESLLDKENEFQNILQENEELRNSEAACQMKVAELSKLLEEALAKKQAEENGELTDSEKDYDMLPKVVEFSEQNGGGSQEKPKMELSTQQSEHHLEEHLPELEKLSHDDALQTGAEKDVLNGRPKENENKDKEDDDSVEADSKMWESYKVGEKDFSPEGDAEQESIEEDLESKADGSEGNDQANGLPSKENFDDSGSSPTKQQGQKKKKALLRKFGSLLKKKGTSNQK; encoded by the exons ATGTCTACTAAATCCAA ATCTAGTGGTTTTTGTGAAACAACTCCGAATAGCAAAGTATCACCTGCAACCCCAAAGGTTAGTAAACTCATCAGCCGGGGGGGAGTGACTAAATCTGCTACTGATTCACCTTCCCCCCTGCAAAGTACACGCATTTCAGTTGATCGTTCACCAAGATCTGTTGCTTCCAAGCCTACAGTCGAGCGCAAGCCCTGGAAGCCTGCTGAT AAGAAACCGACTGCATCTCCAACTCCAACTCGTATATTGAAGCCGTCAGAACTACAGGCTGAACTAAATATTGTCCAGGAAGATCTCAAGAAGGCCAAGGAAAAGCTAGTCTCATTAGAGAAAGAGAAATCGCAGGCTCTTGAAGAATTAAAGGAAGCCAAGAGTTTGGCTGACGAAGCAAATGAGAAGCTCAGTGAGGCTTTGGTGGCTCAAAGGCGAGCTGAAGAAGATTCTGAGATTGAGAAATTTCGAGCAGTTGAGATGGAACAGGCTGGCATTGAGGCAGCTCAGAAGAAGGAAGAGGAATGGCAGAAAGAGCTTGAAGCTGTGAGGAATCAACATGCATTGGATGTGTCCGCCCTACTTTCCGCTACTCAGGAGCTTCAGAGGGTAAAGCAAGAGCTTGCCATGACTTCTGATGCAAAAAACCAGGCACTCAGCCATGCTGATGATGCAACTAAGATTGCTGAGATTCATGCTGGAAAGGTTGAAATTCTGTCCGGTGAAGTTGTCCGATTGAAATCTTTGCTTGATTCAAGGATGGAAATAGAGGCTGATGAGAATGCCAAATTAGTGGCAGAGTTGAAACTAGAGATAGAGACTTTGAGGCAAGAACTCAAGAATGCAAAAAGCTACGAGGAGATATTGGCGGAAAAGGAGGCTAGTCTTGAGCAACTTAATGTTGAGCTGGAGGCTGCAAAAATGGCAGAGTCTTATGCGCACAGTTTAATGGATGAATGGAAAAAAAAGGTTGAAGAATTAGAGCTTCAAACAGAGGAAACAAAGCGGTTGGAAAGATCAGCATCAGAATCTCTCGAATCAGTAATGAAACAACTTGAAGGGAGTAATGATTTGTTGCATGATGCAGAATCTGAGATTGCATCTCTTAAAGAAAAGGTCGGATTGTTAGAAATCTCAAATAGAAGGCAGAAAGCAGATTATGAGGAATCAGAACGTCATCTTCAGATGGCCAAGGAAGAAGCTTCTAATCTGGAAAACAAGGTTGAATCTCTTACAGCTGAGCTTGAAGCCGTGAAGGAGGAGAAAACTCAGGCCTTAAACAATGAGAAACTTGCTGCTTCCAGCGTGCAAACCCTATTGGAAGAGAAAAACAAGCTCATAAATGAGTTGGAAAATTCTAGggatgaagaagagaaaagtaaaaaggcaATGGAAAGCTTGGCATCAGCCTTGCATGAAGTTTCTTCAGAAGCAAGAGAAGCCAAAGAAAAGTTGCTCTCTGTCCAAGGTGAGCATGAAAATTATGAAACGCAAATAGAAGATCTGAAGCTTGCTCTGAAAGAAACAAATGAGAAGTATAAGACCTTGCTTGATGATGCAAAACAAGAAATCGACGTTCTAACCAATTTGAATGAGCAATCTAAGCAGAAgcagcaaaacttgaagagtgaGTGGGCGCAGAAGGAACTTCAACTGATGACCTCTCtcaagaaaattgaagaagttaaCTCTTCAAGGGAAAAAGAGATAAGCAGATTGATTAATTTGCATAAAGCGGCAGAGGATGAAGCTGGTGCAAACAAGGAAGAAGAAATTCGTTTGAAGACTCTGCTTAGGGAAGCAGAGTCTGAGGTCTCTTATTTAAAGGAAGttcttggagaagctaaggCAGAAAGCATGAGCTTGAAAGAAAGTTTATTGGACAAAGAGAACGAATTTCAGAATATTCTTCAGGAGAATGAGGAGCTCCGAAATAGTGAAGCTGCCTGTCAAATGAAGGTCGCAGAGTTGTCTAAATTGCTTGAAGAAGCTTTGGCCAAAAAGCAAGCTGAAGAAAATGGTGAGCTTACAGACAGTGAAAAAGATTATGATATGCTCCCAAAGGTGGTGGAATTTTCTGAACAAAATGGAGGTGGAAGCCAAGAGAAGCCAAAGATGGAGCTCTCCACTCAGCAATCTGAGCATCATCTTGAGGAACACCTTCCAGAACTAGAAAAACTCTCACATGATGATGCTCTACAGACTGGTGCTGAGAAAGATGTATTAAATGGAAGaccaaaagaaaatgagaataaAGATAAGGAAGACGATGACTCTGTAGAAGCTGATTCAAAAATGTGGGAAAGCTACAAGGTTGGGGAAAAAGACTTCTCTCCAGAGGGGGATGCTGAGCAGGAATCTATTGAGGAGGACTTGGAATCTAAGGCTGATGGTAGTGAGGGCAATGACCAGGCTAATGGGCTTCCTTCAAAAGAAAACTTTGATGACAGTGGAAGTTCACCAACTAAGCAGCAAGgtcagaagaagaagaaagctctGCTCCGCAAGTTTGGCAGCCTACTCAAGAAGAAGGGCACTAGCAACCAGAAATAG